In Candidatus Sulfurimonas marisnigri, a single genomic region encodes these proteins:
- a CDS encoding RecB-like helicase, whose product MAFVNNLAYEASAGSGKTFMLVVRYLSLLFQGASPSKILALTFTNKAASEMQERVVSTLEELENRGELDEIVKVTELPREFLLENRQRILNEFLNSHTKIMTIDSFFTQILRKFSLYASLMPDFSTFASQHELKLLSRFLKEVTVAGKKETLVALSLSSKKRLTDIFTLLDEFYVKFSELKDMEFSKQNYLQFEEEAMLYMSELRALVESCEAASKTAIKSVEAENFYELSQKAWIARESLDYSTFKKCFTPVMDDLLLKIQEAVKNQNRAKEQNFFFGIKELVDIYAKSKKALYMDDSELSFSDVTYLVYEILNLIDDSEFLYFRLDSQIEHMLLDEFQDTSILQYEIMKPLINEITSGNGIFDNGSFFFVGDVKQSIYRFRGGVSSLFGTVQEENNTHVEKLLTNYRSQKEVIEFVNSAFIEKIKNYSPQLVRPEASGGYVEVIHNDELLQEVTTQVQRLLSNGANINEIAILCATNGDGGEVKQALNTQNIEVVTETTTKLINQRSVKAILEYLKYLYFREDIYMYNFFALISQDVKGIKRVDFNEVKIIHVVKDVIEKYELFSDDFNLIRFLNAISKYSDIEALLFEYERLDTSAAASELNGVRVLTVHKSKGLEYEHVIVMDRLKKAPPARDSIIYEYDDITLKNIYLRIKGRDAIDKQYANALTKERTLVREDSLNALYVAFTRARDNLIVIMKSKGSIFEILDLTCKKSGTLTCTNSSNISTCKEEFKALEYKNLYYGTQSDILKLEDDKEEDLKSINFGLAMHYMLEMLGEFREENIINAKDMMINKYGHSLEDEEVLDIENRAKLLLQNDKFKTLSSGECYREQAIRYKNNLRYIDLLVKSDTQESLFGSWNIIDYKSSASYSEHHLKQVRYYVKAIKEITGEDVDGYICYLLKNEIKIVSV is encoded by the coding sequence ATGGCATTTGTAAATAATCTAGCTTATGAAGCGAGTGCAGGAAGCGGAAAAACATTTATGCTTGTTGTCCGTTACCTTAGTCTGCTATTTCAGGGTGCCTCACCATCTAAGATTTTAGCCCTTACTTTTACAAACAAGGCAGCTAGTGAGATGCAGGAGAGAGTTGTTTCAACTCTCGAAGAGCTTGAGAATCGTGGAGAGCTTGATGAGATAGTCAAAGTAACAGAGTTGCCGCGCGAGTTCCTGCTTGAGAACCGCCAAAGAATTCTAAATGAGTTTTTAAATTCACATACAAAAATCATGACGATTGACAGCTTTTTCACGCAGATACTAAGAAAGTTTTCTCTGTATGCCTCTTTGATGCCTGACTTCTCTACTTTTGCATCCCAACACGAGCTTAAACTACTTTCTAGATTTTTAAAAGAGGTGACAGTTGCAGGTAAAAAAGAGACTCTGGTAGCATTATCGCTCTCTTCAAAAAAACGACTTACAGATATATTTACACTTTTGGATGAGTTTTATGTGAAGTTTTCAGAGCTTAAAGATATGGAGTTTTCAAAGCAAAACTATCTGCAGTTCGAGGAGGAGGCTATGCTTTACATGTCAGAGCTCAGAGCACTCGTTGAGTCCTGTGAAGCAGCTTCGAAAACCGCTATAAAATCAGTAGAAGCAGAAAACTTTTATGAACTCAGCCAAAAGGCTTGGATAGCAAGAGAGTCACTTGATTACAGTACTTTTAAAAAGTGCTTTACCCCTGTTATGGATGATTTGCTACTCAAAATTCAAGAGGCTGTAAAAAATCAAAACCGTGCAAAAGAGCAGAACTTTTTCTTTGGTATAAAAGAGCTGGTTGACATCTACGCAAAGAGCAAAAAAGCTCTCTACATGGATGACAGCGAACTTAGTTTTTCTGATGTCACATACTTGGTTTATGAGATTTTAAATCTGATTGACGACAGTGAGTTCTTATACTTTAGGCTTGACTCACAAATAGAGCATATGTTGCTGGATGAGTTTCAAGACACAAGTATTTTGCAGTATGAAATTATGAAGCCGCTTATAAATGAGATTACCTCAGGAAATGGAATTTTTGACAACGGGAGTTTCTTTTTTGTTGGAGATGTTAAGCAGTCTATTTATAGGTTTCGAGGCGGTGTTTCATCTCTGTTTGGAACTGTTCAAGAGGAAAATAACACACATGTAGAAAAACTTCTAACAAACTACCGTTCACAAAAAGAGGTTATTGAGTTTGTAAACAGTGCTTTTATTGAGAAGATAAAAAACTACTCTCCTCAGTTAGTGCGACCAGAAGCAAGTGGCGGTTATGTTGAAGTTATCCATAATGACGAACTACTGCAAGAGGTCACAACACAGGTTCAAAGACTTCTTAGTAATGGCGCAAACATAAATGAAATAGCAATCTTATGTGCAACAAACGGTGACGGTGGAGAGGTTAAACAGGCTTTAAATACTCAAAATATAGAGGTTGTAACAGAGACTACAACAAAGCTTATAAACCAAAGAAGCGTGAAAGCTATTTTGGAGTATTTGAAGTATCTTTACTTTAGAGAAGATATCTACATGTACAACTTCTTTGCTCTTATCTCACAAGATGTTAAGGGTATTAAAAGAGTTGATTTTAACGAAGTTAAGATTATACATGTAGTTAAAGATGTGATTGAAAAATATGAACTTTTCAGCGATGATTTTAACCTGATTAGATTTTTAAATGCCATCTCAAAATATAGCGATATTGAAGCTCTGCTTTTTGAGTATGAACGTTTAGATACAAGTGCCGCAGCGTCTGAGCTCAACGGTGTAAGAGTCCTTACAGTTCATAAATCAAAAGGGCTAGAGTATGAACATGTCATAGTTATGGACAGACTCAAAAAAGCGCCACCCGCAAGAGATTCTATAATTTATGAGTATGATGATATAACTTTGAAAAATATTTATCTCCGAATAAAGGGTCGTGACGCAATAGATAAGCAGTATGCTAATGCACTGACAAAAGAGAGGACTTTAGTCCGTGAAGACAGCTTAAATGCTCTGTATGTTGCATTTACAAGAGCGCGAGACAATCTTATTGTAATTATGAAATCAAAAGGCTCGATATTTGAGATTTTAGACCTTACATGTAAGAAGAGTGGAACGCTTACATGTACAAACTCTTCAAATATTTCTACATGTAAAGAGGAATTTAAAGCTTTGGAGTATAAAAATCTTTATTACGGAACTCAAAGTGATATTTTAAAACTAGAAGATGATAAAGAGGAAGATTTAAAGTCTATAAACTTTGGTCTTGCTATGCACTATATGTTGGAGATGTTGGGAGAGTTTCGCGAAGAAAACATTATAAATGCCAAAGATATGATGATAAATAAATACGGACACTCTTTGGAAGATGAAGAGGTGCTGGATATAGAAAACCGTGCTAAACTCCTTTTACAAAATGATAAATTCAAGACTCTCTCTAGTGGAGAATGTTACAGAGAACAAGCGATTAGATATAAAAATAACTTGAGATATATAGACTTATTGGTAAAAAGCGACACACAAGAAAGCCTGTTTGGGAGTTGGAATATTATAGACTATAAAAGTTCTGCATCTTATAGTGAGCATCACTTAAAACAAGTTCGTTACTACGTTAAAGCCATTAAAGAGATTACAGGTGAAGATGTAGATGGCTATATATGCTATCTCTTAAAAAATGAAATAAAAATAGTAAGTGTATAA